In the Leptospira johnsonii genome, one interval contains:
- a CDS encoding adenylate/guanylate cyclase domain-containing protein, whose protein sequence is MRTKERDKLHKDGLINFSMAFTAAGFLWSFLYFILGFPQSAIIPGAYALLSLLSLLFVFATGKYLAFRFLQFLFILILPVLLQLSLGGFENSGAVIIWAILCPLGALSFAPIRQGLIWFGLFLIVLVLSGFAEFYLDLPIPRVERNLQILFFVINIVGAGTLTFFSLYYFISKNKQEHDRAENLLLNILPEPIAERLKRNPSTIADGYQMVSILFADIENFTVISQKVSPETLVHFLNDIFSHFDLLAEKYRMEKIKTIGDAYMAAAGIPIWHENHAESAMNMAIEMQKFVKNLKDPSGNPLRMRIGIHSGPVIAGVIGKKKFAYDLWGDAVNTASRLESHGISGRIQISETTYDLLNDTSQIEIRRLVDVKGKGQMTTYLSYE, encoded by the coding sequence ATGAGAACAAAAGAACGAGATAAACTTCATAAGGATGGGCTCATCAATTTCTCGATGGCGTTTACGGCTGCGGGTTTTTTATGGAGCTTTTTATATTTTATATTAGGTTTTCCGCAATCGGCAATTATTCCCGGAGCTTATGCTCTCTTAAGTTTATTAAGCCTGTTGTTTGTTTTTGCTACTGGAAAATATTTGGCTTTTAGATTTCTCCAATTTCTATTTATCCTAATTCTTCCTGTACTTTTACAATTAAGCTTAGGGGGTTTTGAGAATTCAGGAGCTGTTATCATTTGGGCTATACTTTGTCCACTCGGGGCTCTTTCTTTTGCTCCAATCCGTCAAGGTTTGATCTGGTTTGGATTATTTTTGATCGTATTGGTTTTAAGCGGGTTTGCCGAATTTTATCTGGATCTACCTATACCAAGAGTAGAGCGTAATTTGCAGATATTGTTCTTTGTGATAAATATTGTTGGCGCTGGGACTTTGACTTTTTTCAGCTTATACTATTTCATTTCTAAAAACAAACAAGAACATGATCGGGCAGAGAACCTTCTATTGAATATTCTTCCCGAACCTATCGCGGAAAGATTGAAACGAAATCCTTCTACAATTGCAGACGGGTATCAAATGGTTTCGATACTATTTGCGGACATAGAGAACTTCACCGTGATTTCCCAAAAGGTTTCTCCTGAAACTTTGGTACATTTTTTGAATGATATATTTTCTCATTTTGATCTTCTCGCAGAAAAATACCGAATGGAAAAAATAAAAACCATCGGAGATGCGTATATGGCTGCTGCCGGAATTCCGATTTGGCATGAGAATCACGCGGAAAGCGCGATGAATATGGCGATCGAAATGCAAAAGTTTGTAAAAAATTTAAAGGATCCATCCGGAAATCCCTTAAGGATGAGGATTGGTATCCATTCAGGTCCCGTGATTGCCGGTGTGATCGGGAAGAAAAAATTTGCATACGATCTTTGGGGTGATGCTGTGAATACTGCCAGTAGATTAGAGTCTCACGGTATATCAGGTCGAATCCAGATCTCTGAAACTACTTATGACCTATTAAACGATACTTCTCAGATTGAAATTAGAAGGTTAGTGGATGTAAAAGGTAAGGGACAGATGACGACGTATCTTAGCTATGAATAA
- a CDS encoding MBL fold metallo-hydrolase: MKDILFYQLFEPQSSTYTYLIADPETKEAAIIDPVWETVDRDLKLIRELGLYLMYILETHIHADHITGAAEIRKNTMAQTAVSALAEIDCVDILLEDGRILPLGNRHIKAIATPGHTNACMSFLFEGKVFTGDSLLIRGTGRTDFQEGSASKLYDSITQKLFSLPDDTQVYPAHDYQGFTNTTIALEKKLNPRIGGNRSKEDFKKIMEELQLTTPKKMHLALPANIGCGNLEIVRTMNPQSISGIPTVLNEDVYKKIGKVKIVDVRSPEEFHGELGHIRTAQLVTLGPELTKFLETGDRFEEIIFVCRSGKRSTQATEESIRLGYKFTSNMAGGMVNWNEKYLPKE, encoded by the coding sequence ATGAAAGATATTCTTTTTTACCAACTTTTTGAACCCCAATCCTCTACTTACACTTACTTGATTGCAGATCCGGAAACCAAAGAAGCCGCAATCATCGACCCGGTTTGGGAAACTGTAGATAGAGATCTAAAACTGATCCGAGAACTCGGCTTGTATCTAATGTATATTTTAGAGACCCATATTCATGCGGATCATATCACCGGAGCAGCTGAGATCCGTAAAAATACAATGGCCCAAACAGCAGTAAGCGCTTTGGCAGAAATAGATTGTGTAGATATTTTACTCGAAGATGGACGTATTCTTCCTCTCGGAAACAGACATATAAAAGCAATCGCAACGCCTGGACATACAAACGCCTGCATGAGTTTTCTATTCGAAGGAAAGGTGTTTACAGGAGACTCACTTCTGATCCGAGGAACGGGAAGAACAGACTTTCAAGAAGGATCCGCTTCAAAGCTGTATGACAGCATCACTCAAAAATTATTCTCTCTTCCGGACGATACTCAAGTTTATCCGGCTCACGATTACCAAGGTTTCACAAATACTACAATCGCTTTGGAAAAAAAGTTAAATCCCAGGATCGGAGGAAATCGTTCGAAAGAAGATTTTAAGAAGATCATGGAAGAACTACAACTTACTACTCCTAAAAAAATGCACTTAGCTCTGCCTGCAAATATCGGCTGCGGCAATTTGGAAATCGTAAGAACGATGAACCCGCAAAGTATATCAGGAATTCCTACTGTTTTGAATGAGGATGTATATAAGAAAATTGGAAAAGTTAAGATAGTAGATGTACGTTCTCCGGAAGAATTCCACGGAGAATTAGGACATATTCGCACGGCACAACTTGTAACGCTTGGCCCGGAATTAACTAAATTTTTAGAAACTGGCGATCGTTTCGAAGAGATCATATTCGTATGTCGAAGCGGGAAACGTTCCACTCAAGCAACTGAAGAAAGCATTCGTTTAGGTTATAAATTCACATCCAATATGGCAGGAGGGATGGTGAATTGGAATGAGAAATATCTGCCGAAGGAGTAA
- a CDS encoding YeeE/YedE family protein, which produces MATEWTMGLVGGVVIGIAVSLMLLWNGRVTGVSSIVYGVLVPVKGDLAWRWYFIAGLLLGGLSLQATAPELLAVELQTKTWIGVIAGILVGFGAMLGGGCTSGHGVCGVSRVSPRSIVATIAFMAAGMAAVMFLRKTGMLI; this is translated from the coding sequence ATGGCAACAGAATGGACTATGGGTCTAGTTGGCGGAGTGGTGATCGGTATCGCCGTTTCTTTAATGTTGTTATGGAATGGAAGAGTTACCGGAGTCAGCAGCATCGTATACGGTGTTCTGGTTCCAGTCAAAGGTGATCTAGCTTGGAGATGGTATTTCATAGCTGGACTTCTACTAGGCGGACTATCTTTACAAGCTACTGCACCGGAACTTTTAGCAGTTGAGCTGCAAACAAAAACCTGGATCGGCGTGATTGCAGGAATACTTGTTGGGTTTGGTGCAATGTTAGGAGGAGGCTGCACAAGTGGACACGGAGTTTGTGGAGTAAGTAGGGTTTCACCAAGGTCCATAGTAGCAACAATCGCATTCATGGCTGCGGGTATGGCAGCAGTAATGTTCCTAAGAAAAACAGGGATGCTTATATGA
- a CDS encoding DUF6691 family protein, with the protein MKYNLGALIVGLLFAIGLGLSGILQPANIIGFLDVFGKWNPTLLFTMAGAVGVHFITYKLIRKRKTPMFSKDWFIPTRQEITPALVIGSLIFGIGWGLGGYCPTVSVTSLASFETRPLIVFVSIIFGMLLFGFLDKKMNLKSKLE; encoded by the coding sequence ATGAAATATAATCTTGGAGCATTGATCGTAGGTTTATTATTCGCCATCGGCCTAGGCCTGTCCGGAATTTTACAACCTGCAAACATTATAGGGTTTTTAGATGTTTTTGGAAAGTGGAATCCTACCCTTCTTTTCACCATGGCGGGAGCTGTCGGAGTCCATTTCATCACTTACAAATTAATACGAAAAAGAAAAACTCCAATGTTCTCAAAGGATTGGTTTATTCCAACTAGGCAAGAGATCACTCCTGCTTTAGTCATTGGAAGTTTGATTTTTGGGATAGGCTGGGGATTAGGAGGTTATTGTCCTACAGTTTCAGTCACTTCGCTTGCAAGTTTTGAAACGAGACCACTTATCGTTTTTGTCAGCATAATATTCGGAATGTTACTATTCGGATTCTTAGATAAGAAAATGAATTTGAAAAGTAAATTAGAATAA
- a CDS encoding sulfite exporter TauE/SafE family protein: protein MLILGYISSFIMGTLLGLIGAGGSILTVPILFYFFGQDAIYATTNSLFVVGIAALVGTAIQAKKGDTNIKIGMYFAGPSFIGIYLARHFLLPSLPNVLISDFGITLTKPLLVMIVFSIIMVFSSWTMIRPDNSVPRGSSKLNGISSNFPAIGLKGLIVGTITGFVGAGGGFLIIPALVILFKFPMKQAVGTSLAIISANSLFGFAISFRSVQTENCPLLLTICMLGIAGMFLGQTLSSRINERYLKSGFGYLALITASLILWDQALRL from the coding sequence ATGCTGATCTTAGGTTATATCTCTTCCTTTATCATGGGAACTTTGCTAGGCCTGATAGGTGCCGGAGGTTCGATCCTCACAGTTCCTATTCTTTTCTATTTCTTCGGACAAGACGCGATTTACGCCACTACAAACTCACTCTTTGTGGTCGGAATAGCAGCGTTAGTTGGAACAGCAATCCAGGCAAAGAAAGGAGATACAAACATAAAAATAGGAATGTATTTCGCAGGACCAAGCTTTATAGGAATTTATCTTGCGAGACATTTCCTTCTTCCTTCGCTACCAAACGTCTTAATTTCGGATTTCGGTATTACTCTCACAAAACCGTTACTGGTGATGATCGTTTTTTCAATCATAATGGTTTTTAGTTCTTGGACTATGATCCGCCCCGATAATTCGGTCCCTAGAGGATCGTCAAAACTAAATGGGATATCGTCTAACTTTCCAGCCATTGGGCTCAAAGGACTTATAGTCGGTACGATTACAGGCTTTGTGGGGGCAGGAGGAGGTTTTCTTATCATTCCCGCTCTAGTAATTTTATTCAAGTTTCCGATGAAACAAGCAGTAGGCACTTCACTTGCTATAATTTCCGCAAATTCACTTTTCGGATTCGCAATCAGTTTTAGATCGGTACAAACAGAGAATTGTCCCTTACTTCTAACAATCTGCATGTTGGGAATCGCAGGAATGTTTTTAGGACAAACTCTTTCCTCGAGAATAAATGAAAGATATCTAAAAAGCGGTTTTGGTTATCTTGCGTTAATTACGGCTTCCTTAATTCTATGGGATCAGGCTTTGAGATTATAG
- a CDS encoding glycerate kinase codes for MRYDRILIAPDKFKGTLSAMRAARAMSSGVRSAWGDTVQVVELPLADGGEGSLVALHSLRPKLNLRADILSNASGLNRSVCYLANETDAYFESARLLSLNFRGNCRLPLLDRTSGGVGRWILHMLSLKKRELFLFLGGTAVCDGGLGILLEFGFHLLDGKGNPIHSLRNLPNARRLIPPTTFTSIEANIKMLSDVTNPLLGPTGAPQLFAPQKGATPSDVALLEDGLARLSHLWAEFAEQGETNWPSGVGAGGGIALPLLGMTRKQATIGSGSSFFLEESGLASTIRPGDLVLTGEGKTDAGTLAGKLVDAVVHLCRKVGADCLVISGAVTDRDRLDAANYPKTIAVSTNGKIPSRKEAANELSQAVKRALALEK; via the coding sequence ATGCGTTACGACCGTATCCTCATCGCACCCGACAAATTTAAAGGAACCCTTAGCGCAATGCGTGCCGCAAGAGCAATGAGCTCGGGCGTTCGCTCCGCTTGGGGCGACACTGTCCAAGTAGTCGAACTCCCTCTGGCTGACGGAGGCGAAGGGAGTCTCGTTGCCCTCCACTCACTTCGACCAAAGCTGAATCTTCGTGCAGATATCCTCTCCAACGCAAGTGGGCTCAACCGCTCCGTTTGTTACCTTGCCAACGAGACAGATGCCTACTTTGAATCTGCACGATTGCTTTCGTTAAACTTCAGAGGCAATTGCCGACTTCCTCTTCTCGACCGCACGAGTGGTGGCGTTGGCCGATGGATTCTGCATATGCTATCCCTGAAAAAAAGGGAGTTATTTTTGTTTCTCGGAGGCACAGCAGTATGCGACGGTGGACTAGGGATCTTACTCGAATTCGGATTTCATTTGTTGGACGGCAAAGGTAACCCGATTCATTCTCTGCGAAATTTGCCTAATGCCCGAAGGCTTATTCCTCCTACTACATTTACATCGATAGAAGCAAATATCAAAATGCTTTCGGACGTAACCAATCCTCTGTTGGGTCCTACGGGCGCTCCCCAATTGTTTGCCCCTCAAAAAGGAGCTACACCAAGCGATGTGGCATTATTGGAAGACGGGCTTGCGCGACTCTCCCATTTGTGGGCTGAGTTCGCTGAACAAGGTGAGACAAACTGGCCGAGCGGAGTCGGTGCAGGAGGTGGAATTGCACTCCCTCTTCTCGGAATGACAAGAAAGCAGGCAACAATCGGTTCGGGCTCTTCTTTCTTTTTGGAGGAATCCGGACTGGCGAGCACGATCCGTCCTGGCGATTTAGTCTTAACCGGGGAAGGAAAGACCGATGCAGGCACCCTCGCAGGTAAGCTCGTAGATGCAGTGGTTCACCTTTGCCGCAAGGTTGGCGCGGATTGTTTGGTAATCAGCGGAGCCGTGACCGACCGAGACAGATTGGACGCAGCCAATTATCCCAAGACAATAGCGGTTTCAACTAATGGTAAGATACCGTCACGTAAAGAAGCCGCTAATGAACTATCCCAGGCCGTTAAGCGAGCTCTCGCCTTAGAAAAATAA
- a CDS encoding flagellar hook-basal body protein, with the protein MLRGMYTGSNGMIVQQTRMDVISNNLANVDKTAFKRDTTLFKTFPELLIHRFSEDGVGKVPMGSFDTAPVVGKLGLGAEVNEVYTRFEQGAVKKTDNPFDMMLQDRPGTEHPAFFSVLTNRGERLSRSGAFVLDTNGYLVTPQGFPLMGENGPIKVARGNFLIRENGEVWINGEIGNDPRNSTGADKNRFETPVLLDRIKIRTVENPRHLDKEGDSFYNDTPESGEPRPFLLEEEPNLLQGYLEASNVSVVTEMVEMIEVNRSYEANQKTVQTQDQMLGKLLNDVLR; encoded by the coding sequence ATGTTAAGAGGAATGTACACCGGATCCAACGGGATGATCGTGCAGCAGACGCGCATGGACGTTATCTCTAACAATCTTGCGAACGTGGACAAGACCGCATTCAAAAGAGACACAACGTTGTTCAAAACTTTCCCTGAACTTTTAATCCATAGATTCAGCGAAGACGGAGTTGGCAAGGTGCCTATGGGCTCCTTCGATACGGCTCCAGTGGTCGGCAAACTCGGGTTAGGCGCCGAGGTGAATGAAGTTTATACAAGATTCGAACAAGGTGCTGTGAAGAAAACAGATAATCCTTTCGACATGATGCTGCAAGACAGACCAGGCACAGAACACCCTGCTTTTTTTAGTGTTCTAACCAATAGAGGTGAAAGACTTTCTCGCTCAGGCGCATTCGTTCTGGATACGAACGGTTACTTAGTGACTCCTCAGGGTTTTCCTCTTATGGGAGAAAACGGTCCGATCAAGGTGGCTCGCGGAAATTTTTTGATCAGAGAGAACGGTGAAGTTTGGATCAATGGTGAGATCGGTAACGATCCTCGAAATTCTACAGGCGCAGATAAAAATAGATTTGAAACACCTGTTCTTTTAGATCGTATCAAGATCCGTACTGTGGAAAATCCTCGTCATTTGGATAAAGAAGGGGACTCTTTTTATAACGATACTCCCGAATCCGGTGAACCAAGGCCTTTCCTTTTAGAAGAAGAGCCGAATCTTCTCCAAGGTTATTTAGAAGCTTCTAATGTAAGCGTAGTGACAGAAATGGTGGAAATGATCGAAGTTAACCGCTCTTATGAGGCAAATCAGAAAACTGTGCAGACACAGGATCAGATGTTGGGGAAACTTCTGAATGATGTATTGAGGTAG
- a CDS encoding ATP-grasp domain-containing protein has translation MKKKGYFLSLGAGKNQVPLISAARALGLEVAAVDKNDKAPGFAMASLRIIESTFEYRRILRAVAENPLPTPIIGIGTRSFGKATYSAAYLAEKLKLKYASTESVLKFSDKQILKETLAPKGIRVPKEIPTSEIKAKSKSFPYPWILKPSQGSGKSGIQLVESDSDLKSISNLTSPKKQTKSKVSANSPHPETWLLEEYIPGPEYTVLGLVDQSDFHLVNISLKETSSFPPFLEAAHRLPFPKSELEGEIKMLCRAIVKATGLKNCPFVAEFRSDENGELVLIEAAPEVGGEYLADVLVPGYSGYDYFTNLVKLLVGEPIVPPPSSLEIPKKLKSQVRFDIPPRGISILKSWEDFPANYGETILLNQNLKEPGSKLDTSLGNETRTRVLCLRSKASSSEEEWNGSVKNRLKAEYEAR, from the coding sequence ATGAAGAAAAAAGGGTATTTTCTCTCCTTAGGAGCTGGCAAAAACCAGGTACCCTTGATCTCTGCTGCAAGAGCCCTGGGCTTGGAAGTCGCCGCAGTAGACAAAAACGATAAGGCTCCCGGGTTCGCAATGGCGAGCTTGCGGATCATAGAGTCCACTTTCGAATACAGACGGATCCTAAGAGCAGTCGCAGAAAATCCATTGCCGACCCCAATCATAGGGATCGGGACAAGATCCTTCGGCAAGGCGACGTATAGCGCAGCCTATCTTGCGGAAAAATTAAAACTAAAGTATGCAAGCACCGAATCCGTATTAAAATTTTCTGATAAACAGATCTTAAAGGAAACCTTGGCCCCTAAAGGGATTAGAGTCCCAAAAGAGATCCCGACTTCGGAGATCAAAGCTAAGTCTAAATCTTTTCCTTATCCTTGGATCTTAAAACCGAGCCAAGGTAGCGGTAAATCCGGGATCCAACTCGTGGAATCCGATTCGGATCTAAAATCTATTTCTAATTTAACTTCTCCTAAAAAACAAACCAAGTCAAAAGTTTCGGCGAATTCTCCTCATCCGGAAACTTGGCTTTTAGAAGAGTATATTCCAGGTCCTGAATATACTGTTTTGGGATTAGTGGACCAATCCGATTTTCATTTAGTGAATATCTCCTTGAAGGAAACTTCTTCTTTTCCTCCTTTTTTAGAGGCCGCTCATCGCCTCCCCTTTCCTAAATCTGAATTGGAAGGTGAGATCAAGATGTTATGCAGAGCCATCGTAAAGGCCACAGGCCTGAAAAATTGCCCTTTTGTAGCCGAATTCAGATCAGATGAAAATGGAGAACTTGTTTTGATCGAAGCTGCTCCTGAAGTGGGTGGTGAATATTTGGCCGACGTTTTAGTTCCTGGTTATTCCGGTTACGATTATTTTACGAATCTGGTCAAACTTTTAGTAGGAGAACCTATCGTTCCTCCCCCTTCTAGTTTAGAAATTCCTAAAAAACTAAAATCTCAAGTTCGTTTTGATATTCCACCCAGAGGTATTTCGATCCTGAAATCTTGGGAAGATTTTCCTGCAAATTACGGAGAGACTATACTTTTGAACCAAAACCTAAAAGAGCCTGGTTCCAAACTGGATACTTCTTTGGGGAATGAAACAAGGACTAGAGTTCTTTGTTTAAGATCGAAAGCATCTTCTTCGGAAGAAGAATGGAATGGCAGCGTGAAAAATCGTTTGAAGGCGGAATATGAAGCCCGCTGA
- a CDS encoding class I SAM-dependent methyltransferase: protein MKPADHPSKEAWETHYTRPKAKLSYPDENLVRMISKFPASSPSPKALDFGAGSGRHCVLLKDFGYEVYAADYSENSIQSVKESYPWAKTFLLNTPPYPFEKEEFDLIVSWGVLHYNSPDLAKSMLADTFRILKKGGYLAASVRAEGDTHLKAEKGKIGTADLAGGATWFYSKEDVQSLLQNFSSFDLGYTERTPLGKLDERICHWIFLAKK from the coding sequence ATGAAGCCCGCTGATCATCCTTCTAAAGAAGCTTGGGAAACTCATTATACCAGACCCAAAGCAAAACTTTCTTATCCGGATGAGAACTTGGTTCGGATGATCTCTAAATTCCCGGCTTCTTCCCCTTCGCCAAAGGCTTTGGATTTTGGTGCAGGTTCCGGAAGACATTGTGTTCTTTTGAAAGATTTCGGTTATGAAGTATATGCTGCAGATTATAGCGAGAATTCTATCCAGTCCGTTAAAGAGTCTTATCCTTGGGCCAAAACTTTTTTATTGAATACTCCTCCTTATCCTTTCGAGAAGGAAGAATTTGATCTAATCGTTAGCTGGGGAGTTCTGCATTATAATTCTCCTGATCTCGCAAAATCCATGTTAGCTGATACCTTCCGCATTCTAAAAAAAGGAGGCTATCTCGCTGCTTCCGTAAGAGCAGAAGGTGACACTCATCTTAAGGCTGAAAAAGGCAAGATTGGAACTGCGGATCTCGCAGGCGGCGCAACGTGGTTTTATTCCAAAGAAGATGTGCAAAGTCTTCTTCAAAATTTTTCTTCCTTCGACCTGGGTTATACGGAAAGAACTCCATTAGGAAAATTGGATGAGAGGATTTGTCATTGGATCTTTCTCGCCAAAAAATAA
- a CDS encoding class I SAM-dependent methyltransferase gives MDLSRQKIIQEECPLNGDCNWEPLYRSEFGNFDLSIQICKTCGFQAQFPRPEPESLYTEEYYTGNQDFTYKDERKTEKFDRYVWFARLKNISKFKSSGNFLDIGCSFGGFLECAKEKGFVPYGVEISPFSAKQAEARGFKVWQGQFLDADLPENFFDVITLIEVIEHLENPKEVFNKLSRILRPGGLLLIQTANFDAWQAIEAGKNYHYYLPGHVYYYSAKNLRKILAIRGFERQITYLGVDFPLSAKLSKSRGSFSSWKDYFKWFRISFYHFKSKLSKKGIPLTSSMVHYAIKK, from the coding sequence TTGGATCTTTCTCGCCAAAAAATAATCCAAGAAGAATGTCCTTTAAACGGGGACTGCAATTGGGAACCTCTATACAGATCCGAGTTCGGTAACTTCGATCTTTCTATCCAAATCTGTAAAACCTGCGGCTTCCAAGCTCAATTTCCAAGACCTGAACCTGAGTCATTGTACACGGAAGAATATTATACCGGTAACCAAGACTTCACCTATAAAGACGAAAGGAAAACTGAAAAATTCGATCGATATGTTTGGTTTGCTCGTTTAAAAAATATTTCCAAATTCAAATCTTCGGGAAATTTTTTGGATATAGGTTGTTCCTTCGGCGGTTTTTTAGAATGCGCTAAAGAAAAAGGATTCGTGCCTTATGGAGTGGAAATTTCTCCCTTCTCCGCCAAACAAGCGGAGGCGAGAGGTTTCAAAGTATGGCAGGGCCAATTCCTGGATGCCGATCTTCCCGAAAATTTTTTCGATGTGATCACATTGATCGAAGTGATCGAACACTTGGAAAACCCAAAAGAAGTATTTAATAAACTTTCCAGAATACTAAGGCCTGGAGGCTTACTTCTTATCCAGACTGCGAATTTTGACGCCTGGCAGGCAATAGAAGCAGGCAAAAATTATCACTATTACCTCCCCGGTCACGTGTATTATTATTCTGCAAAAAACCTTCGGAAAATTCTTGCCATACGAGGATTCGAAAGACAGATTACTTACCTCGGAGTGGACTTCCCTCTTTCCGCTAAACTTTCAAAATCCAGGGGGAGTTTTTCTAGTTGGAAGGATTATTTTAAATGGTTCCGGATCTCTTTCTACCATTTTAAAAGTAAACTTTCAAAAAAGGGAATCCCGCTCACATCTTCTATGGTGCATTACGCGATTAAGAAATGA